Genomic window (Acidobacteriota bacterium):
AATATACGGCATGATGCCGAGAGCGAAAATCGTCAGACGGCGAAGATTGCCGCCGCTGAACAGGTCCACAAAACCGAGAACCGTGCCCCGGTTCTGTTCAAAGAACTGCGCCAGTCGCTCGCCGTTGATTCCCGGCGTGGGAACGTGCCCGCCCAGGCGATACACCGCCAAGATGCCGAGCGTGAAGAGCACGCGCTTACGAAGGTCGGGTACCCGGAAGATGTTCGCCAGCTTTTCCAACATTACTGCAAGACCTCAAACTTGCCGCCCGCCTTGGTGATTTTTTCCTGAGCAGTCTTGGAAAATTTGTGAGCCTTCACGTTGAGCGCGGTTTTCAACTCACCCGTCCCAAGAATCTTGACTTGCTGCTTGCCTTTGATGACGCCGGCCTTACGCAGCGATTCCGGAGTGATCTCACTTACGCCCATCGCTTCCAGGCGGTCCAGATTCACGACGGAAAACTCATCACGGAATACATTCGTAAACCCGCGCTTCGGCATACGGCGGTGCAGCGGCATCTGGCCGCCTTCAAAACCGCGCAACAAGCGCGCGCCCGAACGCGACCACTGTCCCTTATGTCCGCGCGACGAAGTCTTGCCCATGCCGGACCCCATACCGCGTCCGACCCGCTTGCGCTTTTCCGTTGCCTTACGTGGAGCCCGTATCGTCGATAAATTCATAGTCAAATCCTAGTTGTCAGGTCTTAAGGTATTAGGTCTTAGAAATGCCAGACGACAGATTTTTCTGAGACCTGACTTCCTGCTACTTCACGATCGCAACTAAATGCGGGACTTTCTTCACCATGCCGCGGATGGCGGCGTTGTCCGGCCGCTCGATGACCTGGTTCAGCCGCGTGAAACCCAGCCCCTTGATGACCAGCTTCTGTTTCACTGGGGTGCAAATCGCCGACCGCACCCACTTGATCTGGATCTTGCCGCTCGCCGCTTTCGATGTCTTCGTTGTCATTACTATTCCCGCTTCTGGCTTCTAGCTTCTGGCCACTAGCTAGGAGCTAGTAGCTAGCAGCCAAGAGCTCGAATTTACAGTTCTTGCGACGATTTGCCGCGCAACGCCGCCACTTCTTCCCGGTTCTTCAATTTTTTCAACGCGTCAAATGTGGCCTTGATCACGTTATGGGGATTCGTCGTCCCAATCGACTTGGTCAGCACATTCTGAATGCCCGCCGAAGTCATAACCGCACGCACCGCGCCGCCCGCAATCACGCCCGTGCCTTCCGGCGCCGGCTTGAGCAGCACCCGGCCCGAGCCATAACGTCCCAGCGAAATGTGTGGGACCGTGGTCTGAGTCAGGTTGATGTGCATCAGGTTCTTCTTCGCCGATTCGATTCCTTTGCGGATGGCCTGCGGCACTTCCTTCGCCTTGCCGGAGCCGTATCCGACCACCGCCGCCGACGGATCGCCGACAACAACCAGCGCCGCGAACGACAGGTTCTTACCGCCCTTGACGACTTTCGTCACGCGGTTGATCGAAACTACCTGGTCTTTCAACTGATACGAAGCCGCATCGAGCTTCTTAATGACTGTTGGCATGAAATCTCATTCCCATCTCGGCTGCTGGCTTCTGGCCACTAGCTTCTAGCAAGCAATTTCTTTGATCGCTAGTAGCTAGCAGCCAGTGGCTAGTAGCTCGACTAAAACTTTAATCCTGCTTCTCGCGCCGCTTCTGCCAGCGCCTTGATTCGCCCGTGATACAGATAACCACCGCGGTCGAATACGACCTGCGAAATTCCTTTTTCCTTGGCTCGGTCCGCAATGACTTTGCCTACGTTTTTGGCCGACGCCACGTTTCCGCCAGTTGCGCGATCGCTCTTCTTGCCCTCAGCCGTAGAGGCTGCGGCAATCGTCTCGCCCTTGAGATCGTCAATCAACTGCGCGTAGATGTGGTTCAGCGACCGGTACACATTCAGCCGCGGACGTTCCGGCGTACCGACAACCTTCTTCCGGATACGATCATGCACCCGCTGCCGGGTAACGTTTTTTGATGTTCTGCTCAGCATGGAATCAGTCCTTCGTCGTTCGCTGTTCGTCGCTCGTCTTTCGTCGCTCGCGATTCGCAAAACCCGCGAACAGCCAACGACGAACCGCGAACGACGGAATTCTTACTTCGCTCCGGTCTTGCCAACCTTCTTCTTCAAGCGCTCGCCGGAATAGCGGACGCCTTTGTTCTTGTACGGATCCGGCGGACGCAGACTGCGCATTTCAGCCGCAACCTGTCCCACCTTCTGGCGGTCGATACCCGTCAGAGACAACTTCGTCTGCTTCGCATCCACCGCGCACTCCACGCCCGTGGGCAGTGGATATTCGATCGGATGCGAATAGCCCAGGCTGAATACGACCATGCCCTTGCCCTTCATTTCCGCGCGATAACCGATGCCGACGATTTCCAGATCTCTCGTCCAGCCGGTGGTGACGCCCTGCACGGCGTTATTGACCAGCGCACGCGCCAGCCCATGAACCGCGGCCTGCGAATCGTTCTCGCGCACCGCAAGCAAGTTGCCGTCCTTCTGCTCAATCTTGATACCGGACGGAAGTGGCGTATCCAGTTTGCCTTTCGGCCCCTGGACCCGCACCGTGTTGCCATCAACGTTAACCGTCACGCCCTTCGGGATCGCAATCGGCTTTTTTCCAATTCGTGACATAAGTTCGCTCTTGGCTTCTAGCTTCTGGCTACTAGCTAGGCGCTAGCAGCTGGCAGCTGCTTTACCAGACTTCGCACAACAACTCACCACCCAGACCTTGCCGGCGCGCCTGGCGTCCGGTCATCACGCCTTTCGGCGTGGTCAGGATGTTGATGCCGAGGCCGCCCAGTACTCGCGGAATCTCGGTGCGCCGCACGTACACACGGCATCCCGGACGCGACACACGCGCCAGGTTCGAGATCACTGCCTCGTTGTTGTTGCCATACTTCAGATAAACGCGCAGGACCTTGTGGCCCTCTTCTTCCGTCGGCTTGAAGTTGGCAATGAAGCCTTCTTCTTTCAAAATGCGGGCAATTTCCGTCTTCAGTTTCGAAGCTGGAATATCCACTTTCTGGTGCCGCGCGCGAATCGCGTTACGGATACGCGCCAACATGTCTGCGACCGGATCGGTCAACCTCATCTTCTGCTTCTCCTCGAGCCGCCCGTTCGCTCCGCGTCAAGCGGAGAACCTGCAGCAGCTTGTTTGTTGCTATCCGTTGTTCGTCCTTCGCTGTTCGCATCTCGCCTTAGGCGAAGGACGAACGGCGAACGACGACCTTTCCTACCAGGACGACTTCGAAACTCCGGGGATTTCGCCCCGCAGCGCCAACTGCCGGAAACACAGACGGCACAAGCCAAACTTACGCAAATAGGCTCGTGGACGTCCGCACAGCTTGCAGCGGTTATGCTTGCGTGACGAGAACTTCGGCTTTCTCGCATCCTTCACTCGCTTTGCTGTAGTTGCCAAACTTAGCTCCTAGCTTCTAGCTCTTAGCTTCTAGCTCAACATCCGGCCGTGCCAAGATCTCTTGCTTCTGCAATCTGACTTCTTACTTCTGCCTTAGGCTCTGAACGGCATCCCGAGATGCTTTAACAACACGCGGCTCTGATCGTCCGACCGCGCCGTCGTCACAATCGTGACGTTCATGCCTTTCAGTTTGTCGACCTTCGCGTAGTCAATTTCCGGGAAGATCAACTGATCGTGCAGGCCCAGCGTATAGTTGCCGCGTCCATCAAACGACTTCGTCGAGACTCCGCGAAAATCCCGGACACGTGGGAGCACGATGCTGACCAGGCGATCGAAGAATTCGTACATCCGATCCCCACGCAACGTGACCATAGCTCCAATCGGCATGCCTTCGCGGACCTTGAAGGCCGCAATCGACTTCCGAGCCCGCGTGACCACCGGCTTCTGACCGGTAATCTGACCCAGTTCGTTGACCGCTGGATCAAGGATCTTTGCGTTCTGCGTTGCTTCGCCTACGCCCATGTTCACGACAATCTTGTTGAGCCGTGGAACAGCAGCGGGGTTCTTGAGTTCGAGTTCTTTCATCAACGCGGGCGCCAGTTCCTTCTCGAACCGGACACGCAACCGGGGACGCTCTTTTGCCGAATGCCGCGGGGCTCCCGCTGCCGCCTTCGGCTCATCCTGCGGCTTGCCGCCCTTGCCTTTTTTCTGTTCTTCTTTCGCCATATTCGTTGCTGCCTTCTCTCACGGTTTCGGACTTGGCTTCTGGCTGCTAGCTACTGGCTCCTAGCAATCCACGCCTTCCCGGTTCGTGAGTACCTTCAATCCTGAGCACGCTAATAGCTAGTAGCCAGAAGCTAGCAGCTATTTATCCAGAGTCGTCTTGCACTTCTTGCAGACTCGCACCTTGCGATCGCCGCGCAATTCGTGTCCCACGCGGACCGGACCGCAAGTCCCGCAGACGAGCGCTACATTCGCAATCGAAATCCGGCGTTCCTGCTCCGCGATGCCGCCCTTCGATTTCTGGCTGGGCTTCATGTGCTTCTTGACCATCATCACGTGCTCGACCAGCACCTTGGCTTCGTCAGGAAACACGCGCAGTACGCGGCCTTCCTTGCCCGCATCGCGTCCCGTCATGACTTTCACGGTGTCGTTCCGTTTGATGTCGACGCGCTTGTGAATCTTCGTTGTTGCTGTTCCCATTGCTAAATTCCTTCTCTGGCCTCTACAGAACTTCTGGCGCCAGCGACACAATCTTCAGAAATTTCTTGTCGCGCAGTTCACGCGCTACCGGACCAAATACGCGGGTACCAACCGGCTCGCCCGCATCATTGATCAGCACGGCCGCATTCGAATCGAACCGGATATAAGTTCCGTCCCGGCGGCGATGCTCTTTGCGGGTGCGCACGATGACTGCCTTCACCACTTTGCCCTTCGTAACCTGGCCATCCGGCGAAGCTTCTTTCACGCTGGCCGTGATCACATCGCCGAGGCCGGCGTGTAAACCGGTCGAGCCTCCCAGCGGCATAATCATTTGCAGCTTTCGGGCGCCGGAATTATCGGCAACCTCGAGCATGGATCTCATCATTACGGCCATGTTCGTTTCTCCCTTCGCCTCTACTTACCGGTCGCGACGATATCGACGTCGGCGTTCACTTCCGGCACCAGTGCCGTCTTGCGCACAATTTCTTTCAGCGTCCAGCGCTTCAACCGCGACAACGGACGTGATTCCTCAATGCGCACCGTGTCCCCGATGTGGCACTCGTTTTTGTCGTCGTGCGCGTAAAACTTCTTGCGGATCGAGATCACGCGCTTGTAAAGCGGATGCGCTTTCTTGCGGGTGACTTCGACCACAATCGTCTTTTGCATCTTGTTCGAGACCACGGTCCCGATCAAAATTTTACGGCCGCTGTGCGGTTCCGCCTGGCCTGTGGTGTCTACCATTACTTTTTCTCCGTCTTGCGGGCGCCCAGTTCCTGTTCGCGCAGGACCGTCTTCACACGCGCGATATCACGGCGCAACCCGCGAATCTTCTTCAAGCTCTCGGTCTGTCCCATATTCATCTGGAACTTGAGCTTGAACAGCTGATCAGCCAGTTCCCGCTCCTGGTTCTTGAGCTCCACGTCCGTCAAATCGCGTATCTTTTCAACCTTCATAAAATCAGTTCTCAGTTCTGAGTTGTCAGTTCTCAGTAGGAGCTTACTTCTGCAATCCCAACCACTGACCTCTGCAATCTCTACAGTACTTGCCGTTCCACAAATGTCGTCCGCAACGGCAGCTTGTGGGACGCCAGCCGCATCGCTTCCTTGGCATCGGTGATGGTCACACCTTCCATCTCAAACAGGATCTTTCCCGGTTTTACGACCGCGACCCAGTGATCCGGAGCGCCCTTGCCCTTGCCCATACGGGTTTCGGCAGGCTTCTTGGTGACTGGCTTGTCGGGAAACAAACGAATCCAGATCTTGCCGCCGCGCTTTACAAAACGCGTCATCGCCACACGGCTGGCTTCAATCTGGCGGTCAGTAATCCAGCCCGGTTCCAACACCTTCAGCCCGAACTTGCCAAAGGCCAGTTCCGAGCCGCGCCACGCCTTCCCGCACATCCGCCCGCGCTGTTGCTTGCGGTACTTAACCTTCTTCGGCATCAACATAAGAATCAGTTCCCAGTTCTCAGTTGCCAGTTCTCAGTAAAAGCTCTTGACCCTGGCGGCTTTTACCTCTGCAATCTGACTTCTAACCTTTGCGATTCCTTAGAACGCTCCGGTCGTCTCACGCGCGGGAGTTGCTTCGCGCTTCTTCGCCGGCAAAATTTCGCCTTTGTAAATCCAGCACTTCACGCCGATCACGCCATACGTGGTTCGTGCTTCCGTGAAACCGTACTCGATATCGGCACGCAGTGTGTGCAACGGCAAGCGGCCCTGGAGATACCATTCTGAACGCGCGATTTCGTTTCCGTTCAAGCGGCCACTCACACGAACTTTGATTCCTTTGCATCCGAAACGCAGCGCCGAATCCACCGACTTGCGCATCGCGCGACGGAAGCCAACCCGCTTTTCCAGCTGCAGCGCAATCGACTCCGACACCAGCTGTGCATCGAGTTCCGGCTTGTGTACTTCCAGAATGTCGATGAACACCTCGCGCCCGGCCATGCGCTTCTGTACTTCGGCTTTGAGCTTGTCGATTTCCGCGCCCTTACGTCCGATGATGATGCCCGGACGCGCGGTTTTGATTAGGACGCGCAGCTTGTTGCCGGGACGCTCGATTTCGATCGAGCTCACGCCTGCTGACTTGAGCTTCTCTTTCAGCTCGGCCTTCAGCTTGACGTCTTCCAGCAGCTGCTTGTCGTAATCCCGCTCGGCAAACCAGCGCGACTTCCACGGCTTCGTGTATCCCAGCCGAAACCCGTAAGGATGTA
Coding sequences:
- the rplO gene encoding 50S ribosomal protein L15 — translated: MNLSTIRAPRKATEKRKRVGRGMGSGMGKTSSRGHKGQWSRSGARLLRGFEGGQMPLHRRMPKRGFTNVFRDEFSVVNLDRLEAMGVSEITPESLRKAGVIKGKQQVKILGTGELKTALNVKAHKFSKTAQEKITKAGGKFEVLQ
- the rpmD gene encoding 50S ribosomal protein L30 gives rise to the protein MTTKTSKAASGKIQIKWVRSAICTPVKQKLVIKGLGFTRLNQVIERPDNAAIRGMVKKVPHLVAIVK
- the rpsE gene encoding 30S ribosomal protein S5, which gives rise to MPTVIKKLDAASYQLKDQVVSINRVTKVVKGGKNLSFAALVVVGDPSAAVVGYGSGKAKEVPQAIRKGIESAKKNLMHINLTQTTVPHISLGRYGSGRVLLKPAPEGTGVIAGGAVRAVMTSAGIQNVLTKSIGTTNPHNVIKATFDALKKLKNREEVAALRGKSSQEL
- the rplR gene encoding 50S ribosomal protein L18 is translated as MLSRTSKNVTRQRVHDRIRKKVVGTPERPRLNVYRSLNHIYAQLIDDLKGETIAAASTAEGKKSDRATGGNVASAKNVGKVIADRAKEKGISQVVFDRGGYLYHGRIKALAEAAREAGLKF
- the rplF gene encoding 50S ribosomal protein L6: MSRIGKKPIAIPKGVTVNVDGNTVRVQGPKGKLDTPLPSGIKIEQKDGNLLAVRENDSQAAVHGLARALVNNAVQGVTTGWTRDLEIVGIGYRAEMKGKGMVVFSLGYSHPIEYPLPTGVECAVDAKQTKLSLTGIDRQKVGQVAAEMRSLRPPDPYKNKGVRYSGERLKKKVGKTGAK
- the rpsH gene encoding 30S ribosomal protein S8, which codes for MRLTDPVADMLARIRNAIRARHQKVDIPASKLKTEIARILKEEGFIANFKPTEEEGHKVLRVYLKYGNNNEAVISNLARVSRPGCRVYVRRTEIPRVLGGLGINILTTPKGVMTGRQARRQGLGGELLCEVW
- a CDS encoding type Z 30S ribosomal protein S14, translating into MATTAKRVKDARKPKFSSRKHNRCKLCGRPRAYLRKFGLCRLCFRQLALRGEIPGVSKSSW
- the rplE gene encoding 50S ribosomal protein L5 codes for the protein MAKEEQKKGKGGKPQDEPKAAAGAPRHSAKERPRLRVRFEKELAPALMKELELKNPAAVPRLNKIVVNMGVGEATQNAKILDPAVNELGQITGQKPVVTRARKSIAAFKVREGMPIGAMVTLRGDRMYEFFDRLVSIVLPRVRDFRGVSTKSFDGRGNYTLGLHDQLIFPEIDYAKVDKLKGMNVTIVTTARSDDQSRVLLKHLGMPFRA
- a CDS encoding 50S ribosomal protein L24; translation: MGTATTKIHKRVDIKRNDTVKVMTGRDAGKEGRVLRVFPDEAKVLVEHVMMVKKHMKPSQKSKGGIAEQERRISIANVALVCGTCGPVRVGHELRGDRKVRVCKKCKTTLDK
- the rplN gene encoding 50S ribosomal protein L14 encodes the protein MAVMMRSMLEVADNSGARKLQMIMPLGGSTGLHAGLGDVITASVKEASPDGQVTKGKVVKAVIVRTRKEHRRRDGTYIRFDSNAAVLINDAGEPVGTRVFGPVARELRDKKFLKIVSLAPEVL
- the rpsQ gene encoding 30S ribosomal protein S17; protein product: MVDTTGQAEPHSGRKILIGTVVSNKMQKTIVVEVTRKKAHPLYKRVISIRKKFYAHDDKNECHIGDTVRIEESRPLSRLKRWTLKEIVRKTALVPEVNADVDIVATGK
- the rpmC gene encoding 50S ribosomal protein L29 — encoded protein: MKVEKIRDLTDVELKNQERELADQLFKLKFQMNMGQTESLKKIRGLRRDIARVKTVLREQELGARKTEKK
- the rplP gene encoding 50S ribosomal protein L16, with product MLMPKKVKYRKQQRGRMCGKAWRGSELAFGKFGLKVLEPGWITDRQIEASRVAMTRFVKRGGKIWIRLFPDKPVTKKPAETRMGKGKGAPDHWVAVVKPGKILFEMEGVTITDAKEAMRLASHKLPLRTTFVERQVL
- the rpsC gene encoding 30S ribosomal protein S3 translates to MGQKVHPYGFRLGYTKPWKSRWFAERDYDKQLLEDVKLKAELKEKLKSAGVSSIEIERPGNKLRVLIKTARPGIIIGRKGAEIDKLKAEVQKRMAGREVFIDILEVHKPELDAQLVSESIALQLEKRVGFRRAMRKSVDSALRFGCKGIKVRVSGRLNGNEIARSEWYLQGRLPLHTLRADIEYGFTEARTTYGVIGVKCWIYKGEILPAKKREATPARETTGAF